One genomic region from Arthrobacter sp. FB24 encodes:
- a CDS encoding universal stress protein, with product MSKPIVVGINGSTGSEAAMSWSLHRAARLKLPVIAVHAVDDRWMSPDFQYHELIRESGMELLRQVQEDAAKKEPDVAVDVQLRHGSAGAALKEMSKDAAMVVIGSHHRHWADGGPMTDRALQVVTASDSPVAVIPQDQGPEGRGVVVGVDGSEESLQAVAFAAAEADREGDELTAVLAFRRPARWVQSGMPASGLAEVIKEEDKIVLAESVAGLRDKYPDLVVNQRLDKDTDPAKALVEAAANARLLVIGSRGRGGFSRLVLGSTAHAVLLRVPCPTVVTRVHKVKHEE from the coding sequence ATGAGCAAACCAATCGTCGTCGGCATCAACGGCTCCACCGGAAGTGAGGCCGCAATGTCGTGGTCGCTCCACCGGGCAGCCAGGCTCAAGCTGCCGGTTATCGCCGTCCATGCGGTGGATGACCGGTGGATGTCGCCGGACTTCCAGTACCACGAACTGATCAGGGAATCAGGCATGGAGCTGCTGAGGCAGGTGCAGGAGGATGCCGCCAAGAAGGAACCCGACGTGGCCGTCGACGTGCAGTTGCGCCACGGCAGCGCCGGCGCCGCGCTCAAGGAAATGTCCAAGGACGCCGCCATGGTGGTCATCGGGTCACACCACCGCCATTGGGCCGACGGCGGACCCATGACGGACCGGGCCCTTCAGGTCGTTACTGCGTCGGACAGCCCGGTGGCGGTTATTCCGCAGGACCAGGGGCCGGAGGGCCGCGGGGTTGTCGTGGGTGTGGACGGCTCGGAGGAGTCCCTCCAGGCCGTAGCCTTCGCCGCGGCGGAAGCCGACCGCGAGGGCGACGAACTAACGGCCGTGCTGGCTTTCCGGCGCCCCGCCCGCTGGGTGCAGAGCGGGATGCCTGCCAGCGGACTGGCTGAAGTCATTAAGGAAGAGGACAAGATTGTTCTCGCGGAATCGGTGGCCGGCCTGCGGGACAAGTACCCGGACCTGGTGGTGAACCAGCGGCTGGACAAGGACACCGACCCCGCCAAGGCCCTCGTGGAGGCCGCGGCGAACGCGCGCCTCCTGGTGATCGGCAGCCGGGGGCGCGGGGGATTCAGCCGGCTTGTCCTCGGCTCCACGGCCCATGCGGTTCTGCTGCGCGTTCCTTGCCCCACGGTGGTCACCAGGGTCCACAAGGTCAAGCACGAGGAATAG
- a CDS encoding maleylpyruvate isomerase family mycothiol-dependent enzyme, whose product MVARHDQTTDPQLLEGLLQARRGTAFFARKLNELSDADLDGDSLLPGWTRRHVTAHIGYNARAIARLIEWAATGVETPMYASTSVRDQEINFGATLPPIALRHLFDHSAVHLNVEWRDLPAEAWHHKVKTAQGRIVPAEETVWMRTREVWVHAVDLGNGATFNDIPAPVLARLLADITAAWHTRGTDTGLLIRVTDQPDGMVFGDTDAETPTVVYGPLAAITQWATGRGTHGVTATSTAATTTTATGATAADAAPPASDADLPEVPAAPKWI is encoded by the coding sequence ATGGTTGCCCGCCACGACCAGACCACCGACCCGCAACTGCTTGAGGGTCTGCTGCAGGCACGGCGGGGCACGGCGTTCTTCGCCCGCAAGCTCAACGAGCTCTCCGACGCGGACCTCGACGGAGACTCGCTCCTGCCGGGCTGGACCCGCCGGCACGTCACGGCCCACATCGGCTACAACGCGCGGGCCATCGCGCGGCTCATCGAGTGGGCAGCCACCGGCGTGGAGACACCCATGTACGCCTCCACGTCGGTGCGGGACCAGGAAATCAACTTCGGAGCCACCCTGCCCCCGATCGCACTGCGGCACCTGTTCGACCACTCCGCCGTGCACCTGAACGTCGAATGGCGGGACCTCCCGGCAGAGGCCTGGCACCACAAAGTCAAAACAGCCCAGGGCAGGATCGTCCCGGCCGAGGAAACCGTCTGGATGCGCACCCGCGAAGTCTGGGTCCACGCCGTGGACCTCGGCAACGGCGCCACCTTCAACGACATCCCCGCACCGGTCCTGGCCAGACTACTGGCGGACATCACCGCAGCCTGGCACACCCGAGGCACCGACACCGGACTGCTCATCAGAGTCACCGACCAGCCCGACGGGATGGTCTTCGGCGACACCGACGCCGAAACACCAACAGTGGTCTACGGCCCGCTCGCCGCCATCACCCAATGGGCCACCGGCCGCGGCACCCACGGCGTGACAGCGACAAGCACCGCGGCAACAACGACCACCGCAACAGGCGCCACAGCAGCAGACGCCGCCCCACCGGCGTCGGACGCTGACCTGCCCGAGGTACCGGCAGCGCCAAAGTGGATCTAG
- a CDS encoding fumarylacetoacetate hydrolase family protein, with product MRLLTLRTSVGDKTVTKAVRQDGTTLTEIDGFADVGALLKDSAWESIAAAANGATHPLEGADLAPVVPFPGKIICVGHNYRNHIKEMGREIPEYPTLFAKYQESLIGPNDDLALPQESDTVDWEAELAVVIGKKGRRISEADATDYIAGYSVLNDVSVRDYQFRTIQWLQGKTWENSTPFGPALVTRDEFTAGPLMTSAVDGEIQQSTPTGDLVFTPEFLVSYISTIITLNPGDVIATGTPGGVGHAQDPKRYLQEGQILVTTIEGLGQLNNRVVKEA from the coding sequence ATGAGACTCCTCACCCTCCGCACCTCTGTCGGAGACAAAACAGTAACGAAGGCTGTCCGCCAGGACGGGACCACCCTGACCGAAATCGACGGCTTCGCCGACGTCGGGGCACTCCTGAAAGACTCCGCGTGGGAATCCATCGCCGCCGCAGCGAACGGTGCGACGCATCCGCTCGAGGGCGCGGACCTCGCGCCGGTGGTGCCGTTCCCGGGCAAGATCATCTGCGTGGGCCATAACTACCGCAACCACATCAAGGAAATGGGCCGGGAAATCCCGGAGTACCCCACCCTGTTCGCGAAGTACCAGGAATCCCTGATCGGCCCGAACGATGACCTGGCGCTGCCGCAGGAATCCGACACCGTGGACTGGGAAGCCGAACTCGCCGTGGTGATCGGCAAGAAGGGCCGCCGGATCAGCGAAGCCGACGCCACGGATTACATCGCCGGGTACTCGGTGCTGAACGATGTTTCCGTGCGCGACTACCAGTTCCGCACCATCCAGTGGCTCCAGGGCAAGACCTGGGAGAACTCCACCCCGTTCGGCCCCGCCCTGGTCACCCGGGACGAGTTCACCGCCGGCCCGCTGATGACCTCGGCCGTGGACGGCGAGATCCAGCAGTCCACCCCCACCGGGGACCTGGTCTTCACCCCGGAATTCCTGGTCTCCTACATCTCCACGATCATCACGCTGAACCCCGGCGACGTGATCGCCACCGGCACCCCGGGCGGAGTGGGCCACGCCCAGGACCCCAAGCGCTACCTGCAGGAAGGCCAGATCCTGGTCACCACCATCGAGGGCCTGGGCCAGCTGAACAACCGCGTGGTCAAGGAAGCCTGA
- a CDS encoding cupin domain-containing protein: protein MSISAENTTHESVAAGHTAPEPTPEEAAQLEELYRDFDRENLIPLWTEIGDLMPMVPSPKAVPHVWRWSDLYPLAARAGDLVPVGRGGERRAIALANPGLGGTAYATPTLWAAIQYLGGHETAPEHRHSQNAFRFVVEGEGVWTVVNGDPVRMSRGDFLLTPGWNFHGHHNDTDEPMAWIDGLDIPFVHYADAGFFEFGTERVTDEATPDISRSERLWAHPGLRPLSGLDDTTSSPIAAYRWEYTDRALAEQLLLEDEGHPATVSQGHAAVRYTNPTTGGDVMPTIRAEFHRLRPGASTQGVREVGSSVWQVFEGTGAVVLNGEPRTLEKGDLFVVPSWAEWSLQAESGFDLFRFSDAPIFERLNFNRTYIEGRKNA, encoded by the coding sequence GTGTCCATCAGCGCCGAGAACACGACTCATGAATCAGTGGCCGCGGGGCACACTGCTCCGGAGCCGACGCCTGAAGAAGCTGCCCAGCTCGAGGAGCTGTACCGGGATTTTGACCGGGAGAACCTGATCCCGTTGTGGACTGAGATCGGTGACCTGATGCCGATGGTCCCCTCCCCGAAGGCGGTGCCGCATGTGTGGCGGTGGAGCGACCTGTACCCGCTGGCCGCCCGCGCAGGTGACCTGGTGCCGGTGGGCCGCGGCGGGGAACGCCGCGCCATTGCCCTCGCCAACCCTGGTTTGGGCGGCACGGCCTATGCCACGCCCACTCTGTGGGCAGCCATCCAGTACCTGGGCGGCCACGAAACAGCCCCCGAGCACCGCCATTCCCAAAACGCGTTCCGCTTCGTCGTCGAAGGTGAAGGCGTGTGGACCGTGGTGAACGGGGACCCGGTCCGGATGTCCCGCGGTGATTTCCTGCTGACCCCGGGCTGGAACTTCCACGGCCACCACAACGACACCGATGAGCCGATGGCCTGGATCGACGGCCTGGACATCCCGTTCGTGCACTACGCGGACGCCGGGTTCTTCGAGTTCGGCACCGAACGGGTCACCGACGAGGCCACCCCGGACATCTCCCGCTCCGAGCGGCTCTGGGCCCACCCGGGCCTGCGCCCGCTCTCCGGCCTGGATGACACCACCAGCTCCCCCATCGCCGCGTACCGGTGGGAATACACTGACCGTGCCCTGGCCGAGCAACTTTTGCTCGAGGACGAGGGCCACCCGGCCACCGTGTCCCAGGGCCACGCCGCTGTCCGTTACACCAATCCCACCACCGGCGGGGACGTGATGCCCACCATCCGGGCCGAATTCCACCGCCTCCGGCCCGGCGCGTCCACCCAGGGCGTCCGCGAGGTCGGCTCCAGCGTCTGGCAGGTCTTCGAAGGGACCGGTGCCGTTGTTCTCAACGGCGAACCCCGGACCCTGGAAAAGGGCGACCTCTTCGTTGTCCCGTCCTGGGCTGAATGGTCCCTGCAGGCTGAGAGCGGGTTTGATCTGTTCCGGTTCAGCGACGCCCCCATTTTTGAACGACTGAACTTCAACCGCACCTACATCGAAGGACGCAAGAACGCATGA
- a CDS encoding IclR family transcriptional regulator, with amino-acid sequence MQKQPNANPASKSAPKPVQKRPTYSIEAVDNALQLLQLLRDGGALRLKDAAEELGVAPSTAHRLLAMLVYRGFAVQDETRRYVPGPAMGVGPAGLSWTRLLRSLAQPHMELLSAQLNETVNLMVRVGTKVRFLATVEGNNVLRVGDRQGTVMPANKTSGGKAMLAELETPMVDQLFRSNNAEIGGDTIPAVEYPAFLRELESIRNNGFAANFEGTEEGVSALGIALHNRHGKVVGALSVATPATRFRRVFDAGLVPALRETCRQLEIDIAANPAEPD; translated from the coding sequence GTGCAGAAACAGCCCAACGCCAATCCGGCGTCCAAGTCAGCCCCGAAGCCCGTACAGAAGCGGCCAACCTACTCCATTGAGGCCGTGGACAATGCGCTGCAGCTCCTGCAGCTGCTTCGTGACGGCGGCGCGCTGCGCCTCAAGGACGCCGCCGAGGAGCTGGGCGTGGCCCCGTCCACTGCCCACCGCCTGCTGGCGATGCTGGTCTACCGGGGGTTCGCCGTCCAGGATGAGACCCGGCGCTACGTGCCCGGCCCGGCAATGGGCGTCGGGCCGGCAGGGCTGAGCTGGACCAGGCTGCTCCGCTCGCTCGCCCAGCCTCATATGGAGCTGCTCTCCGCGCAGCTGAACGAGACCGTCAACCTCATGGTCCGGGTGGGTACGAAAGTGCGTTTCCTGGCCACCGTGGAGGGAAATAATGTTTTGCGCGTCGGTGACCGCCAGGGGACGGTAATGCCCGCAAACAAAACCTCCGGGGGCAAAGCCATGCTCGCCGAACTGGAGACTCCCATGGTTGACCAGCTCTTCCGCAGCAATAATGCCGAGATCGGCGGGGACACCATCCCCGCCGTGGAGTACCCGGCGTTCCTGCGCGAGCTGGAGTCGATCCGCAACAACGGTTTCGCCGCCAATTTTGAAGGCACTGAGGAAGGTGTGAGCGCCCTCGGGATCGCCCTGCACAACAGGCACGGGAAGGTGGTGGGCGCGCTCAGCGTGGCCACGCCCGCGACCCGCTTCCGCAGGGTGTTCGATGCCGGACTGGTGCCTGCCCTGCGGGAAACCTGCCGGCAGCTGGAGATCGACATCGCGGCCAATCCGGCCGAGCCGGACTGA
- a CDS encoding MFS transporter, which yields MTHTTSAAAPHRSSPGDAAPTSADGPASRFSKASAAAVLVCWLLVVFDGYDLIVYGTVQSSLISETGWGLNKATAGTIGSMAFLGMMIGAIFAGRMADSWGRRRTILGCAVVFSIFTALCAFAPSAAVFGGLRLLAGIGLGGLVPSANALVAELVPTKWRSTIATLMMSGVPIGGSIAALVGIQLIPAFGWQAMFLVAVLALVIVVPLGVKYLPETLAPVRATGSATEKAARTAAGNASAVKEPSGFSSLLRAPYLGVSMLFALATIATLFAWYGLGTWLPNLMQLAGYNLGSALTFALALNLGAVAGSVITAWAGTRFGPVPTAIAAAAVAAVALVVLVTGPSVTVVYLMLVLAGVGTHGTQCLIIAAVASHYPGHLRGTALGWALGTGRIGAVVAPQVGGLLLAAGLGVNSNFLAFAGAAAIAAVLLAAVGLKLKSKLSISPSHSSTGAINV from the coding sequence ATGACTCACACAACATCCGCTGCAGCGCCGCACCGGTCCTCCCCCGGGGACGCCGCCCCCACTTCCGCTGATGGGCCTGCATCGCGGTTCTCCAAAGCGTCGGCCGCGGCCGTCCTCGTTTGCTGGCTTTTGGTGGTCTTCGATGGCTACGACCTGATCGTCTACGGCACTGTCCAGTCTTCGCTGATCTCCGAGACCGGCTGGGGCCTGAACAAGGCCACCGCCGGAACCATCGGTTCCATGGCCTTCCTCGGCATGATGATCGGCGCGATCTTCGCCGGCCGGATGGCCGACTCGTGGGGTCGCCGCCGCACCATCCTGGGTTGCGCCGTCGTGTTCTCGATCTTCACCGCCCTCTGTGCCTTCGCTCCCAGCGCTGCCGTCTTTGGCGGCCTGCGGCTCCTCGCCGGCATCGGGCTCGGCGGGCTGGTGCCCTCGGCGAACGCCCTTGTTGCCGAACTTGTCCCCACCAAGTGGCGGTCCACCATCGCCACCCTGATGATGTCCGGTGTTCCGATCGGCGGATCCATCGCCGCCCTCGTCGGCATCCAGCTGATTCCCGCCTTCGGCTGGCAGGCCATGTTCCTGGTGGCCGTGCTGGCCCTGGTGATCGTGGTGCCCCTGGGAGTGAAATACCTCCCGGAGACGCTTGCCCCGGTCCGGGCCACAGGCAGTGCAACAGAGAAGGCTGCCCGTACGGCAGCCGGCAACGCCAGTGCGGTCAAGGAACCGTCCGGCTTCTCGTCCCTGCTCCGTGCCCCGTACCTTGGTGTCAGCATGCTGTTCGCCCTGGCGACGATCGCCACCCTGTTCGCTTGGTACGGACTGGGAACCTGGTTGCCCAACCTGATGCAGTTGGCGGGCTACAACCTGGGTTCCGCCCTGACCTTCGCGCTGGCCCTCAACCTGGGTGCGGTGGCCGGTTCGGTCATCACGGCCTGGGCCGGAACCCGCTTCGGTCCGGTGCCGACTGCGATCGCCGCTGCCGCCGTCGCCGCCGTTGCGCTGGTGGTCCTCGTCACGGGGCCGTCTGTCACCGTCGTCTACCTCATGCTGGTCCTCGCCGGCGTCGGCACCCACGGCACGCAGTGCCTGATCATTGCCGCCGTCGCGAGCCACTATCCCGGACACCTGCGGGGCACCGCGCTGGGCTGGGCGCTCGGGACGGGCCGCATCGGTGCCGTCGTCGCGCCGCAGGTGGGCGGACTCCTGCTGGCAGCCGGACTGGGCGTCAACTCCAATTTCCTCGCCTTCGCCGGTGCAGCCGCCATCGCAGCGGTCCTGCTGGCCGCCGTCGGCCTCAAACTCAAGTCGAAACTCTCAATTTCACCCTCACACTCATCAACAGGAGCAATCAATGTCTGA
- a CDS encoding FAD-dependent oxidoreductase, with product MSEHATSTDVLVIGGGMAGLAGALALRENGADVTLVERAPEFGEVGAGLQMAPNASRVLRSWGLLEKALEIGVQPKHLVFRDAVTGEELTRQTLGTEFEERYGAPYVVIHRSDLHRVLLEGCEAAGVKLVNDVMVESVETVNGRGVAHTAGGVDYEADVVIGADGLRSTLRPLVANDEPVSSAYVAYRGTVPITENTPKADLEDVIVYLGPDCHLVQYPLRKGELLNTVAVFKSPSFEAGVEQYGGVDELEAAYKDCVPAVQEALKNLATGIRWPMYDRDPIENWVAGRMVLMGDAAHPMLQYLAQGACQALEDAAVLQDVSAGTVFTADGVNPEAWDGAIKEFNAIRAGRTARVQRTARVWGESWHVSGLARTLRNLLFKSRKDNDFQYNDWLYGQAGDGVPAAVRKETAVKVPA from the coding sequence ATGTCTGAGCACGCCACGTCCACCGATGTCCTCGTCATCGGAGGGGGTATGGCCGGACTCGCCGGAGCCCTCGCGCTACGCGAAAACGGTGCCGACGTCACCCTCGTGGAACGGGCACCGGAGTTCGGCGAGGTGGGCGCCGGGCTGCAGATGGCCCCCAACGCCTCCCGCGTCCTCCGGAGCTGGGGCCTGCTGGAGAAAGCGCTCGAAATCGGTGTCCAGCCCAAGCACCTGGTCTTCCGCGACGCCGTCACCGGAGAAGAGCTCACCCGCCAGACGCTCGGCACCGAATTCGAGGAACGCTACGGTGCGCCGTATGTCGTGATCCACCGCAGCGACCTCCACCGGGTCCTCCTCGAGGGCTGTGAAGCAGCCGGGGTCAAGCTCGTCAACGACGTCATGGTGGAGAGCGTTGAGACTGTGAACGGCCGCGGCGTGGCCCACACCGCCGGAGGCGTTGACTACGAGGCCGACGTCGTTATCGGCGCCGACGGTCTCCGGTCCACCCTCCGTCCGCTCGTGGCAAACGACGAACCCGTCTCCTCGGCGTACGTCGCCTACCGCGGCACGGTGCCGATCACCGAGAACACACCCAAGGCCGACCTTGAAGACGTCATCGTCTACCTCGGACCGGACTGCCACCTGGTGCAGTACCCGTTGCGCAAGGGCGAACTGCTGAACACCGTGGCCGTCTTCAAGTCGCCGTCCTTCGAAGCCGGCGTCGAACAGTACGGGGGAGTGGACGAGCTCGAGGCAGCCTACAAGGACTGCGTCCCGGCGGTTCAGGAAGCGCTGAAGAACCTGGCCACCGGCATCCGCTGGCCCATGTACGACCGTGACCCGATCGAGAACTGGGTTGCCGGCCGCATGGTGCTGATGGGCGACGCCGCGCACCCGATGCTGCAGTACCTGGCGCAGGGCGCTTGCCAGGCCCTCGAGGACGCAGCCGTGCTGCAGGACGTCAGCGCCGGCACCGTCTTCACCGCGGACGGCGTCAACCCCGAAGCCTGGGACGGCGCCATCAAGGAGTTCAACGCAATCCGCGCCGGCCGCACCGCCCGGGTCCAGCGCACCGCCCGCGTCTGGGGCGAATCCTGGCATGTCTCCGGACTGGCCCGGACCCTGCGCAACCTGCTCTTTAAGAGCCGGAAGGACAACGACTTCCAGTACAACGACTGGCTGTACGGCCAGGCCGGCGACGGAGTTCCTGCCGCCGTCCGTAAGGAGACCGCGGTGAAAGTCCCCGCCTGA
- a CDS encoding HAD domain-containing protein, with protein MRNVSLYLDVDGVICPFGASGTTDWGSRWRTSDAGLLEVTYAGELVESLNTLSMTPGLRCVWLTSWEEMAPEYLCPAIGLAGREWPVLASDGPGGGDGWWKLQALQRDLEACAPDRAVWIDDQLDYEAEARAWASVLRGRLLLISPHPRRGLSPVELDAVRAFL; from the coding sequence GTGAGGAATGTCTCCCTCTATTTGGACGTGGACGGCGTGATTTGCCCGTTCGGCGCCTCGGGCACCACGGACTGGGGGAGCCGCTGGCGGACGTCCGATGCCGGCCTCCTCGAAGTGACCTACGCCGGTGAACTCGTGGAGTCCCTCAACACGCTGTCCATGACACCTGGCCTTCGCTGCGTCTGGCTCACCAGCTGGGAGGAGATGGCACCGGAATACCTGTGCCCCGCCATCGGCCTGGCCGGGCGGGAATGGCCCGTTCTTGCCAGTGACGGGCCGGGCGGAGGCGACGGCTGGTGGAAACTGCAGGCCCTGCAACGGGACCTCGAGGCATGCGCTCCGGACCGGGCCGTGTGGATCGACGACCAACTCGATTACGAAGCCGAGGCCCGCGCATGGGCGTCCGTCCTCCGCGGGCGCCTGCTGCTGATTTCACCGCATCCGAGGCGGGGCTTGTCCCCGGTTGAACTGGACGCAGTCCGTGCTTTCCTTTGA
- a CDS encoding inorganic phosphate transporter, giving the protein MEITFMVALVIALALFFDFTNGFHDTANAMATPIATGAIKPKTAVALAAVLNLVGAFLSTEVAKTVSGGIIKEGSDGIQITPDIIFAGLMGAILWNMITWLKGLPSSSSHALFGGLIGAAIAGIGIHSVNFESLMQKVILPAIFAPVIAGAVAYVCTRLAYALTSRHDPETGSKLTQKRGGFRTGQIFTSSLVALAHGTNDAQKTMGIITLVLISAGTQAPGSGPQFWVIAACAFAIAIGTYAGGWRIIRTMGSGLTDVKPAQGFAAEASTASAILASSHLGFALSTTQVASGSVIGSGLGRKGTSVRWGTAGRIAVGWLFTLPAAGIVGALTALLVMTGPVGVVIAAVAGTGAVLFMFVQSRKSHVGHHNAVEVEEAGQAVRFRKKKAMAASRANKFKDGN; this is encoded by the coding sequence GTGGAAATCACCTTTATGGTGGCGCTGGTTATAGCGCTGGCACTTTTTTTCGACTTCACCAACGGATTTCATGACACCGCCAACGCGATGGCTACACCCATTGCCACCGGTGCCATCAAACCGAAGACGGCAGTTGCCCTGGCAGCGGTCCTGAACCTGGTCGGAGCGTTCCTCTCCACGGAAGTGGCCAAGACGGTGTCCGGCGGCATCATCAAAGAGGGTTCAGACGGCATCCAGATCACCCCGGACATCATCTTCGCCGGCCTCATGGGCGCCATTCTCTGGAACATGATCACGTGGTTGAAAGGCCTGCCGTCGAGTTCGTCGCACGCCCTCTTCGGCGGCCTGATCGGCGCCGCCATCGCCGGCATCGGCATCCATTCGGTGAACTTCGAATCCCTCATGCAGAAGGTCATCCTTCCCGCCATCTTCGCCCCGGTCATCGCCGGCGCAGTGGCCTACGTCTGCACCCGCCTGGCCTACGCGCTGACATCCCGGCACGATCCGGAGACCGGCAGCAAGCTCACGCAGAAGCGCGGCGGTTTCCGGACCGGCCAGATCTTCACGTCCAGCCTGGTGGCCCTGGCACACGGAACCAACGATGCGCAGAAGACCATGGGCATCATCACCTTGGTGCTGATCTCCGCCGGAACGCAGGCGCCGGGATCCGGACCGCAGTTCTGGGTCATTGCAGCCTGTGCGTTCGCCATTGCCATCGGCACCTACGCCGGCGGCTGGCGGATCATCCGCACCATGGGCTCGGGCCTTACCGACGTCAAGCCCGCCCAGGGCTTTGCAGCGGAAGCCAGCACGGCCTCAGCCATCCTTGCTTCTTCCCACCTTGGCTTTGCCCTGTCCACCACGCAGGTGGCCTCCGGCTCCGTGATCGGTTCCGGGCTGGGCCGCAAGGGCACCTCGGTGCGCTGGGGCACTGCCGGCCGCATCGCCGTCGGCTGGCTTTTCACCCTACCGGCCGCCGGGATCGTGGGCGCCTTGACGGCCCTGCTCGTGATGACCGGACCGGTGGGTGTCGTCATTGCCGCCGTTGCCGGGACCGGCGCCGTGCTGTTCATGTTCGTCCAGTCCCGCAAGTCCCATGTGGGCCACCACAATGCCGTGGAGGTCGAGGAAGCAGGGCAGGCTGTCCGGTTCCGTAAAAAGAAGGCAATGGCCGCCAGCCGCGCCAACAAGTTTAAGGATGGCAACTAA